TTCTGATCCCAAAATGCCCTTGTTTCCCCTAATTAAGATAGAGAAAATCTATTGGATACAAGCAACAGTAGGGTATACAAAATACTGAGATGGTGGGGCTTGGCATGGTGCTCAGTAGTGTCAGAATATCTGCAGCAATTTCTCTTTGTCATTCATTTTGAATATCACTTGTATTATGATGTCTTTTGTGTactgagttttatttttgtcttctttaaGTAAAACAGTTCCATAAGTTTTGACCAAATGTTTTGAAACTGTTGTGAAACCATGAGTATGTCTTGTGGGGACAAAGTAGAAGACTCAGAGAAGAGTGTGAGAGACTGAAATGTTAAAGACTCAGGTGCAGATTGTAACAAGGAGCTGTCATGCCTTAGAAGTGATTTCACACAAGACTTGGACATCTTTTCTGCTGTCATCAATTTGTCAGGATCAGATCAGAGTTCTTCAGAGGGACCACAACTGCTGGCACACATTAATGGAAAGGATGACTATTTCTGTCTTCCTCAAAATCACCTTTTGAGTTTTTCTCTGAGTATTACATGTGATAGGAGAATGAAATGCATAGTTTAAATTCACAATGAGAGGCCTGTATTGTTTTGCAGcatggccctgtgctgcagacatACTTGTTCTCCTGAAACAATAAATGtgattatttttccttgctAAGTAGCTGAAGCATGAGACCTTTGATGCACTCTTTCTTTCATGTTGAGATTTGATGTACCACACACAGCAGTAGCTGTTAGTTTTGTAACTTTTCATGAATGCAAATTTTACAGGTGTCAGAAGCTAGGCTTGCAGCACGTGAAGAATATAATAGAAGTCATCAGCCTTGTTTTACACACAGACAGAACGTGGACAGGTATTGTTAATGTATATTTTCTGCAGTAAAGATGTAGTAATGCAGGTTTAGGTGCTCTGAATGTAGAGATAACATTTTAGGattctttaaaatatgaaaagatgAATTTGGGCAAATAAGAATTGTTtggcaaaggaaaggaaatagcATGAAACACTGAGCTAGAGCATGGTGTTTTcaccccaggagctgggggtgggggttgggtttttttgggggtatGTATAGTCATTCCTGTGGTAGTGCTCTTAGTGTGCTTACAAGAGGTCAGTAGcaatttctgttaaaaaaagaTTTATTCCTGACTTTAGTCTACAAAAATAACAGGCTTAACATTGTGAAAAGAAGCAAGGGTAACATAGTAATAAGTGATGTCTGAATTTCATGTATAAACATACAGGACTTTGCTCATAGTTAATGGAGTCTTCACTCTTTAATCCAGTTATTTTATGGAGATTCCAAGTATATTTAGTGGCAATATTTTATGCATTTCAAAGTGTcctttgaatttatttttttgtataaaTAATACTTCATTCTTGTGGAGTTTTGTGAGAGCAGTGTGTAAACTGCATTGTTAGTTTAAATAAATGTCTGAACtcctaaaatattaaaaaaaccctccatGGCTCCCCTTCCTGTCTTTGAGAGAGGCTTTTGCCAAACTTTGTTCCCTattgtcttttttatttaaaggtaCAAGAATTTTGTTCTGTTGCCGTTAGCAAAGAGGAGGTTTTGCCAGGAATGCCAGCAATTGCTATTGCCAGCAGAATGGAAAAAACACTCAGATCACCAGTTCCTGTGTGATATCACCACTGCCCAGCTGAAAAGCCCAAGTCAGCTTCTGTATCCACTGGAGaataaaaaaacaaatgcacagtatttatttgcagACAGAAGTTGCCAGTTCCTACTGAATCTCCTTACAGATTTAGGATTCAGACGAGTGCTCTCTGTTGGAACACCCAGGTACATCCCTGAGAACTGTTGCACCTTCATGTAATATTTCTCTCTCAAAGTTGTACAGCTTACTAATGATTATAGTCAATGGCTCTCCCATAACAAGAGGTTCACTGTTGGTGAACCTCTATTGGTTGGGATTATCTAAGCATCTAGTGAAGTCTAGTTTTGAACTTATAAGATACCAAAGAAGActgtggcaacactgccaatAACACACATACACACTTCAAATCTCTGTGGGAGTTATGGAAGTGACGTGGAGTTTCTGACCTTGTGTGTTTTTGTGTGGTGATCCAGGAGACTCCACTGATTGTCATCTTTCAAGGCTAACCTGCTTTTCTAACTTGGAGTACAGGCCAAATGGAATCACCCAAGTTTAGGCTACTCAGTTTCCTCtatctgtttggttttgtttagtAAAGTACCCAGCATCTTGTCTTGCAAGATCATTTCTGAACTCAGTCATTATGTGTTAAATTTCTTCCAATTATACTTCAGGCTTCATGAAATGATCCAGTCAAAAGCGTCACAAGAAGAAGAATTCAATGTTCGAAGCCTTCTGCTAGATATTGATTTCAGGTGGGTTTTAACAAATGTTTACATATCTGAAGGACATATACAAAGATGGGTGTTCCTGCTGCTTTAAGAGATAAATTGCTGgttgttttccctttcttgtCTCTGCATCTCTGTTCCTGTATGCATACACAAATGACATCCAGTTGATGAGAAAAGTAAGTAAGTATACTGAATAATTTCTCAGTATTGGTATGTGTTGTCAGTAATCAGAACCCAAAGATTATGTTTTTCCTGAGGCCTGTTTTCACCCTGAATATTCTATCTTAGCATAGACCAAAAGTTACTTATATTTTTCTACTCCTATCAAAATTTATGTTACAGGTATTCACAATTTTACACAGAGGATGAATTTTGCCACTACAACATGTTCAATCATCATTTTTTTGGCGGAGAGGTAAGGCCAAGAATTTATTGAGTGCTTTGGTAAAAAAGTGCATGTTGTTGATGCAGAATTTTGTAGGAAACTCATGACTAGTCTAGTAGAAAACATCATGGGCAaacataaattaattaaaaacattttaatagaagcagcaattaaggtGTGTAAGCCACATTAGTTAGCATAAATGTAATAGTCAACTTTGAATTGAATGGAAGAGAACTACTGAAAAAGAGGCAGTTTCATGCTTTGATTTTCAGTAATGTTTTATATGTTAGCTGAACAGGGCACTTGTTTTCAGTCCTTCAAACCTATGtgcattttttgtgtttgttttttttttaatgctaccCAAGAGGAAATTCACCTCCACAAGAGGGAAGCAAAGTTCCCTCTTCTGCCGTGATCGGTTTATTACCAGAGACAATATGTTTACAGTTCTTGAATCATGATTCCTGGAAATTAACCTCTGTTTCTTACAGGCTGCACGTGAAACTTGCAGGAAATTCTTGTGTGAAGAGAATGGTGAAAGAGTCATTATGGTAACTGATCCCCCATTTGGAGGTTTAGTGGAAGCACTGGCTTCTAGCTTTAAAAAACTGATGGCAATGTGGAGGGGGACAGAAAAAGAAGGTATGTATTACAGACAGATGGGTGGCTTGTGCTGTAACATCACTTTAAGGAAAAAGCACCTATCTATAAGTTTGTGATTCTTGCTACTCAGGTGAATGTGAGCACCCTCATGTTATAATTTCTAAAGGTGAACTATCATGTACCTAATTTACTCTCCTGATATTTTTAGTTCAGTAATGCCCAATTCTCAAAGTCTGTCTTAAAATCTTAaaaacttttccctttttttttttgcaaatctACTTTGCAATTAAAATGGACTTTAAAGgtagagaaaaataaactatCAAACCAGTAAATTTTCTTAGCAACCTAAGTGGATATCAAGAGTTTAGTTACATGGCACTTACATCTCCACATGTCCAATATGCCAAAACTTTCTGTTGCCTAAGAGAGCTAGTGCTTCTGCCCAACATGATGTACATATCCATGTTTATGTACTTGGAATGTCCACTGTAAATTTCTCATGCTACATGTACTATGTTTTTCTCCTATGTACCCCCAAGTTTTTTCATTACTAGGTCATGACAACAGAGAGATGCCCATGTTCTGGATATTCCCATACTTCTTTGAGTCTCGCATTCTTGACTTTTTCCCAAGCTTCAGTATGATGGATTACCAGGTATGGCTGAACCCAGTGAATCTGCCAATTACCAGCTGTGTGCAATGTGAAAGGAATAGGAGTGAAAGCAGGTGCAGTGGCAGTGCTTCTGTATAGCTGGGCCTTGTTCATGTGAAGCCTGGATTCTGTATTGCTATTAGTTGTGTCTGTGATAACTTGATCATGTTCCTGTTATGTATCTTTAACTCACCTTTCATTTATCCATGAACTCATTTCTTCTGACAGGCTTTCAGTATAACAAATTTGCACTAATTCTGACAGGTGCTTGTTGAAGATAAAGAGTATTTAATTCTTCATAGATTAATTGATAAAGAGTATTTAATTCTTCACATATGTTCAATGTCAGTGGGTAGTGCCCAggcctaggaaaaaaaaaaacccatatatATTACAAAATTaaggtctttcatctccaaAACTTCAACTCCAAAACATCAGATTACAATTACAGTAATGGAAATGTTTGGAAGTACTTAATAAGTGAACTTGTCAGTGATGAAGCAATAATCTGGCATCAGCTTCTTCAGTATTGTATTCTTTCAGTACATAGTTTAGGCACACATACTTCAGTGTGTTTTGAGTGCTCAGTCATGGGTATTCATGATGctaaaggtttatttttttcatataacAACTCTGCATGAATTCTGGTATTGATGTTCTGAACAGTCTTGTGGAATGAAAATTgttgaagaaaatggaaaactcATGCTAGGCTAGAGTGCATTCCTGCCAGTGTTCACAGCTGAGAGTTTTTGTGACAAGTCTCTGAAGGCAATGCTGGAAAAAGCAGGCTGATTAGATTTGCAACTTTGTAATTTTTCTGAGATGGGTTCAGATGTCATCCCTTGTACTGACAAACCAAGCTGTATAGATACTTTTATACAGCAGATTGCTCTGTAATCAGCTGCAATGTTATCTTAGATATCCCatgcaaacaagcaaaaaggAGTAAGTACAAGATGATTATTGAAGTGTAGTGAGTCTAGCCTAATACTATGTTTGCACAAATTTACAggtaaatgaaacaaaaaactTCATGTAGAATTTGTAACCTGATTTGGGGTTAGAGTCTTGTATATAAATACAAGCATTTCATAAGGCACTTATAAAgataataaatatgtaaataggTCTGCCTGTGCTTGGCATTCAGTTTTAGAATCTTTTctatggttttgtttttctaggTAGACTATGATAATCATGCACTGTATAAACATGGCAAGACAGGCCGTAGACAGTCTCCTGTCCGTATTTTCACGAACCTTACCCCAAGTGTGATTGTGCTTCCTGAAGAAGAGGGATATAGGTAAGATATATTAATGCTCAGGTGACTTTTGAAAGAGTGTCTTTGTTCTTAACTAGGGCATAAAGTCTCCAAAGGAGTTTGGGATGGTGCTGTTCCATGGTGTCTTGCCTAACTTGGATGCCAGCCTTAAGAccacatttttctctctcattctAAAGTTGCATATTATATAAACAATGGGTAGGAGAGCTGAAGTGTctaaaaagacatttaaatttttcagtGTGGAATTAGGAGATTCCTTATTTTGTCTGTAGGAAGTACTGTCTACATCTACAAGAGAATTTTACAGCTATGTCTGATAATCAGCTGTTAATACAGTAGCAAAAAAATGAACTTGTAAGAGAAGCATCAAGGAGAGAGGAATTTAGTTTCATTTACTACTGATACTGTTGGTAATTTGACCTGAATTTTACTGTGTGGATGTACTGTCTGTAAATGGCCAAAGTGGTCATTTATGTAGCAAAGATTGAATTTTTAATTCAACAAAGTGATTTTGCAGTCCTTACATTAGCTGTTAAGATTGTATAAAATTCATTGTTTTGTGAGCCAATAGTGAACCAGTACATCTTTTTCCCAGATTTTGCACTGTATGTCAGCGATATGTTAGTTCTGGTAACCAGCACTGTGAGATATGCAATTCATGTACATCAAAAGTAAGtattttcacttctttctgAATGGAAGTTTTAGCAGCAGTCAGATAACAACCTCTGCAGTACTTGCTTTGGTAAAAACCTGTTTGGATACTGAGTTCCACGGGAAACCCACAGCAGTTCAGTTTCACAGACTTATTATTACCTTCACTGTACATCTTCCATAACCTACTGggaattaatttctctttccctAATTCCTTTGTGTTGCAAAGAGGACAGGACAAGTTTGCTGCTTGCCACTTAGACCAGAATTTACCCAGCTGTGGTCTGTTGACACATGCATTTTTGTTCATGCTTTGAAGTTGTAGAACTTGctaatttcaaaatttcataTGTGGTTTTCACAGATTCTCAGGACTGTTGTTTCTGAGTTACTGTCCTTCCTACAGAGGAGT
This sequence is a window from Melospiza georgiana isolate bMelGeo1 chromosome 5, bMelGeo1.pri, whole genome shotgun sequence. Protein-coding genes within it:
- the ZCCHC4 gene encoding rRNA N6-adenosine-methyltransferase ZCCHC4 isoform X1, translated to MAAAGAELPGPAALALLGPAPGAPCCPHGPALLFVKTSQGKEEGRRFYACSACRDRKDCNFFQWEDEKVSEARLAAREEYNRSHQPCFTHRQNVDRYKNFVLLPLAKRRFCQECQQLLLPAEWKKHSDHQFLCDITTAQLKSPSQLLYPLENKKTNAQYLFADRSCQFLLNLLTDLGFRRVLSVGTPRLHEMIQSKASQEEEFNVRSLLLDIDFRYSQFYTEDEFCHYNMFNHHFFGGEAARETCRKFLCEENGERVIMVTDPPFGGLVEALASSFKKLMAMWRGTEKEVFSLLGHDNREMPMFWIFPYFFESRILDFFPSFSMMDYQVDYDNHALYKHGKTGRRQSPVRIFTNLTPSVIVLPEEEGYRFCTVCQRYVSSGNQHCEICNSCTSKDGRRWKHCVLCKKCVKPSWFHCDNCKCCTLEKHSCGKSDSGCFVCGKAGHKRSACPSLSRSRAAWQPDKKKGQKTRKRIKMRIRKRLAMKHAIFSKRKVKNKKKKT
- the ZCCHC4 gene encoding rRNA N6-adenosine-methyltransferase ZCCHC4 isoform X2 produces the protein MAAAGAELPGPAALALLGPAPGAPCCPHGPALLFVKTSQGKEEGRRFYACSACRDRKDCNFFQWEDEKVSEARLAAREEYNRSHQPCFTHRQNVDRYKNFVLLPLAKRRFCQECQQLLLPAEWKKHSDHQFLCDITTAQLKSPSQLLYPLENKKTNAQYLFADRSCQFLLNLLTDLGFRRVLSVGTPRLHEMIQSKASQEEEFNVRSLLLDIDFRYSQFYTEDEFCHYNMFNHHFFGGEAARETCRKFLCEENGERVIMVTDPPFGGLVEALASSFKKLMAMWRGTEKEGHDNREMPMFWIFPYFFESRILDFFPSFSMMDYQVDYDNHALYKHGKTGRRQSPVRIFTNLTPSVIVLPEEEGYRFCTVCQRYVSSGNQHCEICNSCTSKDGRRWKHCVLCKKCVKPSWFHCDNCKCCTLEKHSCGKSDSGCFVCGKAGHKRSACPSLSRSRAAWQPDKKKGQKTRKRIKMRIRKRLAMKHAIFSKRKVKNKKKKT